The Candidatus Bathyarchaeota archaeon region CTCCAGCTCTTAACCGGGGGTCGATTTATCCTGGGGATAGGTGCCGGATGGAAAAAGGACGAGTATATCGCTTACGGGTATGAATTTCCTCCCGCGGCTGTGAGGATTGGACAGTTGGAGGAGGCTGTTCAGATAATCCGGAAGATGTGGATGGAAACAAAGGCGACTTTCGAAGGGAAATACTACACGATAAGAGATGCCGTCTGTTCTCCAAAACCGGAGCCGGCTCCACCCATAATGATAGGCGGTGGCGGGGAAAGGCTAACCCTGAGGGTCGTGGCTAAACACGCGGATTGGTGGAACCTGCCCAACGTATCGGTTGAAGCGTTCAAAAGAAAGCTTGACGTACTAGTTAGACACTGCGAAGAGATAGGGCGGCGACCTGAAGAGATCAAGAAGACGTTGGCGGCTGTCGTTGCGGTGGCGAAGAACAGAGGTGAGGCTTTGAAACTCGCTACGGAAACCCCGTTTATCCGGTCAGGGGATTTGGAAAACTTCATCGTCGGAGACCCTACGGCGGTCGCTAAGAAGATCGAGAGATACATAGACCTCGGAGTAGGGTATTTCATCCTAAGGTTCGCCGATTTTCCAAAAACAGACGGAGCTAAACTCTTCGCAGAAAAAGTGATATCCGAATTCCTCTAGCCTCCCCGGAAACCTAAGGCTAGCTAGATTCCCTATTTTTAAACCTGAATGTTTAACTTTCCAAGAAGAATCTTAA contains the following coding sequences:
- a CDS encoding LLM class flavin-dependent oxidoreductase, whose protein sequence is MRQIFDFLGELELYFDSAWVCDHFHPWADFVPVTTPTIEGFTAIAYLSGVFKRLKFGNIVLCNSYRNPALLAKMGATLQLLTGGRFILGIGAGWKKDEYIAYGYEFPPAAVRIGQLEEAVQIIRKMWMETKATFEGKYYTIRDAVCSPKPEPAPPIMIGGGGERLTLRVVAKHADWWNLPNVSVEAFKRKLDVLVRHCEEIGRRPEEIKKTLAAVVAVAKNRGEALKLATETPFIRSGDLENFIVGDPTAVAKKIERYIDLGVGYFILRFADFPKTDGAKLFAEKVISEFL